Proteins encoded by one window of Desulfovibrio oxyclinae DSM 11498:
- a CDS encoding MBL fold metallo-hydrolase RNA specificity domain-containing protein: MKITFMGAARAVTGSCYILEREGVRFAVDCGLHQGNKEIEARNRNLEDYDFENLDFILVTHAHIDHSGLLPAAVSHGYKGPIYMTEPTSDLLDIMLLDSAHIQEMEAEWANRKRNRKGMEQVSPLYTTADAEATTPLFKPVKYGTAFEPADGVTVTFKNAGHILGSAFIEVEYLDEGKHTKLVFSGDLGRPEQLIVQDPSLLDCADYLFLESTYGNRVHKDAQNTLNELAEAIQYSYSKGEKVVIPAFAVERSQQLIYSLFLLHKEGKLPEDMPVYLDSPLAIRATEVFRNHPEFFDEQTMGYIENGENPLDLPNLRLTLSTDESIAINNTPGPAVVISASGMANAGRIKHHLRHNLWRPGASVVFVGYQGVGTMGRRIVNGADKVRIFNEEVAVNAKVFTINGFSGHAGQDELLDWLEGIRDKPVKVILVHGEEKAQDAFAEVIRERFGFDIHIPEYMEELILEPGREMTPVVDAAVARPRVDWEFLVADSEKLFEEFRKRLDDVKERPWPEQTDVRDRLMEVNRAMVELISEM, from the coding sequence ATGAAAATCACCTTCATGGGAGCCGCACGGGCGGTTACCGGATCCTGTTACATTCTTGAAAGGGAAGGCGTCCGTTTCGCGGTCGATTGCGGCCTGCATCAGGGCAACAAGGAAATCGAGGCGCGCAACCGCAACCTTGAGGACTACGATTTCGAGAATCTCGATTTCATTCTTGTGACGCACGCGCACATCGACCACAGCGGCCTGTTGCCCGCCGCCGTATCGCACGGCTACAAAGGTCCTATCTATATGACCGAGCCCACCAGCGACCTGCTGGACATCATGCTGCTCGATTCCGCGCATATTCAGGAAATGGAAGCGGAGTGGGCCAACAGGAAACGCAACCGGAAGGGGATGGAGCAGGTTTCCCCGCTCTATACCACCGCAGACGCCGAAGCCACGACCCCGCTTTTCAAGCCCGTCAAATATGGCACGGCCTTTGAGCCCGCTGACGGCGTGACGGTTACTTTCAAAAATGCCGGACACATTCTCGGCTCCGCTTTCATTGAAGTGGAATACTTGGATGAGGGCAAGCACACCAAACTCGTCTTTTCCGGCGACCTTGGCCGTCCGGAACAGCTCATCGTGCAGGACCCCTCGTTGCTGGACTGCGCCGACTATCTTTTTCTTGAATCCACTTACGGCAACCGCGTCCATAAGGACGCACAGAACACTCTGAATGAGCTGGCCGAAGCCATTCAGTACAGCTACTCCAAAGGTGAGAAGGTTGTCATCCCGGCCTTTGCCGTAGAGCGTTCCCAGCAACTCATCTATTCCCTTTTCCTGCTTCACAAGGAAGGAAAGCTGCCCGAGGATATGCCTGTCTACCTCGACAGCCCGCTGGCCATTCGCGCTACCGAGGTCTTCCGGAACCATCCGGAATTTTTCGACGAGCAGACCATGGGCTACATCGAAAACGGCGAGAACCCGCTGGACTTGCCGAACCTGCGCCTGACCCTGTCCACGGACGAGTCCATCGCCATCAACAACACCCCCGGTCCGGCCGTGGTCATATCCGCAAGCGGCATGGCCAACGCTGGCCGCATCAAGCACCACCTGCGCCACAACCTGTGGCGCCCCGGCGCGAGCGTGGTCTTCGTGGGCTATCAGGGCGTGGGCACCATGGGCAGGCGCATCGTCAACGGCGCGGACAAGGTGCGCATCTTCAACGAAGAGGTGGCTGTCAATGCCAAGGTCTTCACCATCAACGGATTCTCGGGCCATGCCGGGCAGGACGAGTTGCTGGACTGGCTGGAGGGCATCCGCGACAAGCCGGTGAAGGTCATCCTTGTCCACGGCGAGGAAAAGGCACAGGACGCCTTTGCCGAAGTCATCAGGGAGCGTTTCGGTTTCGACATTCACATCCCGGAGTACATGGAGGAACTGATCCTCGAACCGGGACGCGAGATGACCCCCGTGGTGGACGCCGCCGTTGCCCGGCCCCGCGTGGACTGGGAATTCCTTGTTGCCGACTCCGAGAAGCTGTTCGAAGAGTTCCGCAAACGCCTCGATGACGTCAAGGAACGTCCGTGGCCGGAGCAGACCGATGTCCGCGACCGCCTCATGGAAGTCAACCGGGCCATGGTCGAGCTCATTTCGGAGATGTAA
- a CDS encoding DUF167 domain-containing protein, translating into MSEQLTTEPHEYIRQSRRGGWRLSIWAQPGAKRSEVVGPYRQSLKVRLAAPAVDNKANRALVAFLAKLLEIKPRHLTLESGHANRNKVLAVEAGCKPDFSRLEKAG; encoded by the coding sequence ATGAGCGAGCAACTCACCACAGAACCCCACGAATACATACGCCAGTCGCGACGCGGCGGGTGGCGTCTTTCCATCTGGGCACAGCCCGGCGCCAAGCGAAGCGAGGTTGTCGGGCCGTACCGGCAGAGTCTCAAGGTTCGCCTTGCCGCTCCCGCAGTGGACAACAAGGCGAACAGGGCGCTTGTGGCATTTCTCGCCAAACTGCTGGAGATCAAGCCCCGTCACCTGACTCTGGAGTCGGGGCATGCAAACAGGAACAAGGTGCTGGCTGTCGAGGCCGGCTGCAAACCGGACTTCAGCCGCCTGGAAAAAGCAGGCTGA
- the coaD gene encoding pantetheine-phosphate adenylyltransferase, with protein sequence MENLNPRLAIYPGTFDPVTKGHVSLIKRGLGIFDHIVFAIARSSPKKTLFSLDERVQMAREVFADEDRIIVEPFHGLLIDYARRRGAGAILRGLRAVSDFEYEFQMALMNRKLDRGVQTAFLMTDFKWMYLSSTIVKEVASHGGNIKGLVPEAVVSRLYAKYATPPSLEEET encoded by the coding sequence ATGGAGAACCTGAACCCAAGGCTGGCAATATACCCCGGCACCTTTGATCCGGTGACCAAGGGGCATGTCTCGCTCATCAAGCGCGGACTCGGTATTTTCGATCACATCGTTTTCGCCATAGCGCGCAGCTCCCCGAAGAAGACCCTGTTTTCTCTCGACGAACGCGTACAGATGGCGCGCGAGGTCTTCGCGGATGAAGACCGTATCATCGTGGAGCCGTTTCACGGATTGCTCATCGACTACGCCAGAAGGCGCGGCGCGGGTGCCATTCTGCGCGGCCTGCGGGCCGTTTCGGATTTCGAGTACGAATTCCAGATGGCGCTGATGAACCGCAAGCTGGATCGCGGCGTGCAGACCGCCTTTCTCATGACCGACTTCAAATGGATGTACCTCAGTTCCACCATAGTGAAGGAAGTGGCCAGCCACGGCGGCAATATAAAGGGACTCGTGCCCGAAGCGGTGGTTTCCCGTTTGTATGCCAAATACGCCACGCCACCTTCCTTGGAGGAGGAGACATGA
- the ilvN gene encoding acetolactate synthase small subunit translates to MRHTLSIMVENEPGVLSRVAGLFSGRGFNIESLNVAPTLEKGVSLMTIVAEGDDAIIEQIVKQLRKLVPIIKVVDMTELQSVDREMIIIKVNAEDSKRAEILRITDIFRCKVVDVSMDELSIECTGDRGKISAILNLLSRFGIKEIARTGNVAMRRAMQAAE, encoded by the coding sequence ATGCGACACACACTTTCCATCATGGTCGAAAACGAGCCCGGAGTCCTTTCCAGGGTCGCCGGTCTCTTCAGCGGGCGCGGATTCAACATCGAATCCCTGAACGTTGCCCCCACGCTCGAAAAGGGCGTTTCCCTCATGACCATCGTTGCCGAGGGAGATGACGCCATCATCGAGCAGATCGTCAAACAGCTCAGAAAACTCGTGCCCATCATCAAGGTGGTGGACATGACCGAACTGCAGTCGGTGGACCGCGAGATGATTATCATCAAGGTCAACGCCGAAGATTCCAAGCGCGCGGAGATTCTGCGCATTACGGATATTTTCCGCTGCAAGGTCGTGGACGTGAGCATGGATGAGCTTTCCATTGAATGCACCGGCGACCGCGGCAAGATCTCCGCGATTCTGAACCTGCTATCCAGATTCGGCATCAAGGAAATCGCCCGCACCGGCAACGTGGCCATGCGCCGCGCCATGCAGGCCGCCGAGTAG
- a CDS encoding DUF465 domain-containing protein, with protein sequence MEAREIELIEKFQVEDAELKALYEQHVQYEKLLNKLEAKSYLSSAEQQEVKELKKKKLAGKTKLQSMLEHYVTGD encoded by the coding sequence ATGGAAGCCAGAGAAATTGAACTCATCGAGAAGTTCCAGGTCGAAGATGCAGAGCTCAAGGCCCTATATGAACAGCACGTACAGTACGAAAAATTGTTGAATAAGCTGGAAGCAAAGAGCTACCTCAGCTCTGCTGAACAGCAGGAGGTCAAGGAGCTTAAAAAGAAAAAGCTCGCTGGCAAGACCAAGCTCCAGTCCATGTTGGAGCACTACGTTACGGGAGATTAG
- a CDS encoding TIGR00730 family Rossman fold protein: MPRSKQYLIDDLSMKESWRLFKIMSEVVDGFESLNDIGPAVSVFGSARIKPEEPLYKQTEQLSAKLAEAGFSVITGGGPGLMEAGNKGAKEAGGESIGLHIHLPLEQGANEFVDVRCDFRYFFIRKLMFIKYAMAYVAMPGGYGTLDELSEALVLIQTKRIRPFPIVLIGTEFWGPLVDWFKERLVRDGFCREEDLDLFRVTDDIDEAVGHIKRHVIL, translated from the coding sequence ATGCCCAGGTCCAAACAGTACCTTATTGACGACCTCTCCATGAAAGAGTCCTGGAGGCTCTTCAAGATCATGTCCGAAGTGGTGGACGGCTTCGAAAGCCTGAACGACATCGGTCCTGCCGTGTCGGTTTTCGGCTCCGCCCGCATCAAACCGGAAGAACCGCTCTACAAGCAGACGGAACAGCTCTCCGCCAAGCTTGCCGAGGCCGGTTTCTCGGTCATCACCGGCGGCGGTCCCGGCCTCATGGAGGCAGGCAACAAGGGCGCGAAAGAAGCCGGCGGCGAATCCATCGGCCTGCATATCCACCTGCCGCTCGAACAGGGCGCCAACGAGTTCGTGGATGTGCGCTGCGACTTCCGTTACTTCTTCATCCGCAAGCTCATGTTCATCAAGTATGCCATGGCCTACGTTGCCATGCCCGGCGGCTACGGCACCCTTGATGAACTCTCCGAAGCGCTGGTGCTTATCCAGACCAAGCGCATCCGCCCCTTCCCCATCGTGCTCATCGGCACTGAATTCTGGGGACCGCTGGTGGACTGGTTCAAGGAACGCCTCGTGCGCGACGGATTCTGCAGGGAAGAAGATCTGGATCTGTTCAGGGTCACCGACGACATCGACGAGGCCGTGGGCCACATCAAGCGCCACGTCATCCTGTAG
- the tatA gene encoding twin-arginine translocase TatA/TatE family subunit: MIGGFGVWELIIILLIVLVIFGAKKLPEIGDGIGKAISNFKKASNEPEEIDVTPKDEEKKE; encoded by the coding sequence ATGATTGGCGGATTCGGAGTCTGGGAACTCATCATCATTCTTCTCATCGTACTCGTCATCTTCGGAGCCAAGAAACTCCCGGAAATCGGCGACGGCATCGGCAAGGCCATCAGCAATTTCAAAAAGGCGAGCAACGAGCCCGAGGAAATCGACGTCACCCCCAAGGATGAAGAAAAGAAAGAATAA
- a CDS encoding DivIVA domain-containing protein, whose amino-acid sequence MSVTKIDLLNKRFSKSMIGYSRAEVDQFMLEVAETVGELVDAGKDMRKKIKRMDAMLQEYRQRDEALRDTLMNTQKVVDDIKTSAHREAKLIRDEAESKAEETIRKGHERLASVYEDIESLKRQRTQFEAQLKSLLDAHLRMLEHSDPEVDRIEELESKLTFLKKAE is encoded by the coding sequence GTGTCCGTTACCAAGATAGATCTTCTCAACAAACGTTTTTCCAAATCCATGATCGGCTATTCCAGGGCCGAGGTGGATCAGTTCATGCTTGAGGTCGCCGAGACTGTCGGTGAACTCGTGGATGCCGGAAAGGACATGCGCAAGAAGATCAAACGCATGGATGCGATGCTTCAGGAATACCGTCAGCGCGACGAGGCGCTTCGTGACACGCTCATGAATACGCAGAAAGTCGTGGACGATATAAAGACCTCGGCCCATCGCGAGGCCAAACTCATTCGGGATGAGGCGGAAAGCAAGGCGGAAGAGACCATCAGGAAAGGTCACGAACGCCTTGCCAGCGTCTATGAGGACATTGAGAGCCTCAAACGTCAAAGGACCCAATTTGAAGCCCAGCTGAAAAGTCTGCTGGATGCACACCTACGAATGTTGGAGCATTCCGACCCGGAAGTGGACCGCATCGAAGAATTGGAATCCAAACTGACGTTTTTGAAAAAGGCCGAATGA
- a CDS encoding DMT family transporter produces MTNRSKAMTFGLATVFIWSTVASAFKLSLRHLTPVQLLLLACVASILALLGVLAWQGKLRELHMPRKDLLRASGLGVLNPFLYYIILFKAYDLLPAQEAQPLNYTWAVTLSLLSIPLLGQXMTLRQLAAIFVSYSGVVVISTRGDLFNMQFSDPLGVGLALFSTVIWALYWIFNTSGKGDPVAGLLVNFLAALPLILAACLLTDGLPSATLPGLLGAAYVGVFEMGITFALWLTALKFASMPDGGGNARIANLIFLSPFLSLVLIHFIVGEEILPSTIGGLVLIILGNALMQLGRRSAP; encoded by the coding sequence ATGACCAATCGCAGCAAGGCCATGACCTTCGGGCTGGCAACGGTTTTCATCTGGTCCACCGTGGCCTCTGCCTTCAAGTTGTCCCTGCGGCACCTCACGCCGGTGCAGCTGCTCCTGCTGGCCTGCGTTGCCTCCATTCTGGCTCTGTTGGGCGTTCTTGCATGGCAGGGAAAGCTGCGCGAACTGCATATGCCCCGGAAAGACCTGCTGCGAGCGTCGGGGCTGGGAGTCCTCAACCCGTTTCTCTACTACATCATTCTTTTCAAAGCGTACGACCTGCTTCCCGCGCAGGAAGCACAACCGCTGAACTACACGTGGGCCGTAACACTGAGCCTGCTGTCCATCCCGCTTCTGGGTCAACNCATGACCCTGAGGCAGCTTGCGGCCATCTTCGTCAGTTATTCCGGTGTAGTGGTCATTTCCACACGTGGCGACCTCTTCAACATGCAATTTTCCGATCCGCTTGGTGTCGGGCTGGCCTTATTCAGCACCGTCATCTGGGCGCTCTACTGGATATTCAACACCAGCGGCAAGGGTGACCCCGTGGCCGGGCTGCTCGTGAACTTCCTTGCGGCGTTGCCGCTCATACTTGCAGCCTGCCTGCTCACGGACGGCCTTCCGTCCGCAACGCTGCCGGGACTTCTCGGAGCGGCCTACGTAGGCGTCTTCGAAATGGGGATAACCTTTGCGTTATGGCTCACCGCCCTCAAGTTCGCCTCCATGCCCGACGGCGGCGGCAATGCACGAATCGCCAACCTCATTTTTCTCTCGCCTTTCCTGTCGCTGGTGCTCATCCACTTCATCGTCGGCGAAGAGATACTGCCATCCACCATCGGCGGACTGGTGCTGATCATCCTCGGCAACGCCCTCATGCAGCTTGGACGACGGTCCGCTCCCTAG
- the ilvB gene encoding biosynthetic-type acetolactate synthase large subunit gives MEMTGAQILLKCLEKEGVDVMFGFPGGAVIDIYDEIPNFSVEHVLVRHEQGAIHAADGYARATGKAGVCLVTSGPGATNTVTGIATAYMDSIPVVVFTGQVPTPLIGNDAFQEVDIVGITRPCTKHSYLVTDVNDLARTVRQAFFLARSGRPGPVLVDLPKDVMNRKCKFEWPEDVSMRSYNPNVKPHVGQVRKVAKLIRNAERPLIYSGGGVVLSKSHEELRWLSDKLGIPVTSTLMGLGAYPGDGDNWLGMLGMHGTYAANMAVNHCDLLLAVGARFDDRVTGKVSTFAPHATIVHIDVDPTSIQKNVSVHVPLVADCKSALASLKKEMQALHDQEDWSLKHDEWWCQLKEWDRMHPLTYNDVEDGIKPQYVVEMIQDITEGEAIIATEVGQNQMWAAQFLKVKEPNRFLTSGGLGTMGYGFPAAMGAQKAFPDKLVVDIAGDGSIQMNIQEMMTVVCNKLPVKIVILNNGFLGMVRQWQELFYDRNYCETCMDAQPDFVKLAEAYGAEGYRITQKKDVGPVLKKAFSTDKPAIIDVRVTNEENVYPMVPAGASLTEMLLV, from the coding sequence ATGGAGATGACCGGGGCCCAGATTTTATTGAAGTGTTTGGAAAAAGAGGGCGTAGACGTAATGTTCGGCTTCCCGGGCGGAGCCGTAATCGACATCTACGACGAAATCCCCAATTTTTCCGTAGAGCATGTCCTAGTGCGTCACGAACAGGGCGCCATCCATGCCGCGGACGGCTATGCCCGCGCCACCGGCAAGGCAGGGGTATGCCTAGTCACTTCGGGTCCCGGCGCCACCAATACGGTTACCGGAATCGCCACGGCCTATATGGACTCCATTCCGGTGGTTGTCTTCACCGGCCAGGTGCCCACGCCGCTCATCGGCAACGACGCCTTTCAGGAGGTGGACATCGTCGGTATCACGCGGCCGTGCACCAAGCACAGCTATCTGGTCACTGATGTAAATGATCTGGCCCGGACCGTCCGGCAGGCGTTCTTTCTCGCGCGCTCCGGACGGCCCGGTCCGGTCCTTGTGGACCTTCCCAAGGACGTCATGAACCGCAAGTGCAAGTTCGAGTGGCCGGAAGACGTGAGCATGCGCAGCTACAACCCCAACGTGAAGCCTCATGTGGGGCAGGTGCGCAAGGTTGCCAAGCTCATTCGTAACGCCGAGCGGCCGCTGATTTACTCAGGCGGCGGCGTGGTACTTTCCAAGAGCCACGAGGAGTTGCGCTGGCTTTCCGACAAGTTGGGTATTCCGGTTACCTCGACCCTCATGGGCCTTGGAGCCTATCCCGGCGACGGGGACAATTGGCTGGGAATGCTCGGGATGCACGGCACATACGCGGCGAACATGGCGGTGAATCACTGTGACCTGCTGCTCGCCGTCGGAGCCCGCTTCGATGACCGGGTCACCGGCAAGGTCAGCACGTTCGCGCCGCACGCGACCATCGTGCATATAGACGTGGATCCCACCAGCATCCAGAAGAACGTGTCCGTTCACGTGCCGCTCGTGGCGGATTGCAAGAGCGCGCTCGCCTCCCTTAAGAAGGAGATGCAGGCGCTCCACGATCAGGAAGACTGGAGCCTCAAGCATGACGAGTGGTGGTGCCAGCTCAAGGAATGGGACCGGATGCACCCGCTGACCTACAACGACGTGGAAGACGGCATCAAACCGCAGTACGTTGTGGAGATGATTCAGGATATCACGGAAGGCGAGGCCATAATCGCCACCGAGGTGGGACAGAACCAGATGTGGGCGGCGCAGTTCCTGAAGGTCAAGGAGCCGAATCGTTTCCTGACATCCGGTGGGCTCGGTACCATGGGCTACGGTTTTCCGGCAGCCATGGGCGCGCAGAAGGCCTTCCCGGACAAGCTGGTGGTCGATATCGCAGGCGACGGCTCCATCCAGATGAATATTCAGGAGATGATGACCGTGGTCTGCAACAAGCTGCCAGTCAAGATCGTCATCCTCAACAACGGATTCCTTGGCATGGTGAGGCAGTGGCAGGAGCTCTTCTATGATCGCAACTACTGTGAAACCTGCATGGACGCGCAGCCTGACTTCGTCAAGCTGGCCGAAGCCTACGGCGCGGAAGGGTATCGCATCACGCAGAAGAAGGATGTCGGCCCCGTGCTGAAGAAGGCTTTCAGCACAGACAAGCCGGCCATCATTGATGTACGCGTGACGAACGAGGAAAACGTCTATCCCATGGTCCCGGCGGGAGCGTCGTTGACCGAGATGCTTCTGGTGTAG
- a CDS encoding SixA phosphatase family protein: protein MLVHLMQHGACLPKEADPEQPLSPVGIDLIRRNAISMRSLGMDFDRIITSNKLRALQSAEIVAKTIGYPVEGIAADTRFKPSARPEKSLEALEEYAAELVLVVGHLPSLEHLASRLLGGADGVRLHFANGGLTCIETSPTFSQSVLHWHLQPRHLSLLGN, encoded by the coding sequence ATGCTCGTCCATCTCATGCAGCACGGCGCATGTCTACCCAAGGAAGCCGACCCGGAACAACCCCTGAGCCCGGTTGGCATAGACCTGATCCGCAGAAACGCCATATCCATGCGCTCCCTCGGCATGGACTTCGACCGCATCATCACCAGCAACAAACTTCGTGCGCTACAGAGCGCCGAAATCGTCGCCAAGACCATCGGCTACCCGGTGGAGGGCATTGCGGCGGACACCCGCTTCAAACCATCGGCCCGTCCTGAGAAGTCCCTGGAAGCACTTGAGGAATACGCAGCCGAACTGGTCCTCGTGGTCGGGCACCTGCCCTCGCTGGAACATCTCGCGTCCCGCCTGCTCGGCGGTGCGGACGGAGTGAGGCTGCACTTCGCCAACGGCGGGCTTACCTGCATCGAGACCAGTCCGACGTTTTCGCAATCCGTGCTGCACTGGCACCTTCAGCCGCGTCATCTGTCGCTGCTCGGCAACTGA
- the miaA gene encoding tRNA (adenosine(37)-N6)-dimethylallyltransferase MiaA codes for MSRNGTVVCLVGPTGAGKTASALAMAAKRPVSVINFDSRQVYRDFPVITAQPDPEEMQACPHLLYGFLPTHESINAARFTEMARNAVAEVQQAGRLPVLVGGTGMYLKTLLFGIAPIPEIPSEVRAGVLERLETEGPQKLHRELQGIDPDYAAKIHPNDSQRNARAMEVWLGTGRTMTDWHGEQHKEAEYDYLKIGLEVALDDLTPHLEKRIGIMLGRGALEEARAAWKACPDPDAPGWSGIGCAELLEHVRGLISLDRAVEKWVRNTRAYAKRQLTWFRKETDIEWFSPDESEAVANRVESWLAQLPSSDR; via the coding sequence ATGAGTCGAAACGGGACCGTCGTCTGTCTCGTGGGACCGACCGGGGCGGGCAAGACCGCCTCGGCCCTTGCCATGGCTGCGAAACGTCCCGTGTCGGTGATTAACTTCGATTCGAGGCAGGTTTACCGGGACTTTCCGGTCATAACCGCCCAGCCGGATCCGGAGGAGATGCAGGCCTGCCCGCATCTCCTTTACGGTTTTCTGCCTACGCACGAGAGCATCAACGCCGCCCGGTTTACTGAAATGGCGAGAAACGCCGTGGCCGAGGTGCAACAGGCCGGACGGCTTCCAGTGCTGGTGGGTGGAACAGGCATGTATCTGAAAACATTACTTTTCGGCATTGCGCCAATCCCCGAGATTCCGTCCGAAGTGCGTGCGGGAGTCCTGGAACGTCTGGAAACCGAGGGGCCGCAGAAGTTGCACCGCGAGCTTCAGGGGATTGATCCCGACTATGCCGCCAAAATTCATCCCAACGACAGCCAGCGCAATGCCCGGGCCATGGAAGTGTGGCTCGGCACAGGCAGAACCATGACTGACTGGCACGGCGAACAGCATAAGGAAGCCGAGTACGACTATCTGAAAATCGGGCTTGAGGTGGCGTTGGACGATCTCACGCCCCACCTTGAAAAGCGCATCGGCATCATGCTTGGTCGCGGCGCGCTGGAAGAGGCGAGGGCCGCCTGGAAGGCGTGCCCGGACCCGGATGCTCCCGGCTGGTCCGGCATCGGCTGCGCAGAGTTGCTGGAGCATGTCCGTGGACTTATCTCGCTTGATCGGGCCGTGGAGAAGTGGGTGAGGAACACGCGTGCCTACGCCAAACGTCAGCTGACGTGGTTCCGAAAGGAGACCGACATCGAATGGTTCAGCCCTGACGAATCGGAGGCAGTGGCAAATAGGGTGGAGTCGTGGCTTGCTCAGTTGCCGAGCAGCGACAGATGA
- a CDS encoding YggT family protein: protein MSHLVFAIAKILSIVLNGYMWIVIISALLSWVNPDPYNPIVRFLRGLTEPVFHKVRQWIPFAVVSGIDLSPIVVILALQVLDMVLVANLMDLAFSMRGGAVM from the coding sequence ATGTCCCATCTGGTTTTCGCCATTGCAAAAATTCTCAGCATCGTCCTCAACGGATATATGTGGATCGTGATCATTTCGGCCCTGCTTTCCTGGGTCAACCCCGATCCCTACAACCCCATCGTTCGTTTTCTTCGCGGCCTTACCGAGCCCGTATTCCATAAAGTCCGGCAGTGGATTCCATTTGCCGTCGTGAGCGGCATCGACCTGTCGCCCATTGTTGTCATTCTGGCCCTCCAGGTTCTTGATATGGTGCTTGTCGCCAACCTCATGGATCTGGCCTTCTCCATGCGCGGAGGCGCAGTGATGTAA
- the rsmD gene encoding 16S rRNA (guanine(966)-N(2))-methyltransferase RsmD produces MRIIGGEFRGRSIRTCEGPGYRPATGRVRESIFSMLEARGVRWQGLRVVDMFAGSGSLALESLSRGAQTAWFIEKNRKAAGVIRQNLSDLKLGGARARVLCKDIFTVLSRPPEKPFGLGFIDPPYGKDLMAPALEKALEXGWFEDGAFILAEVEARVTAPDEGRLGRLELIADREYGQTRILVWRT; encoded by the coding sequence ATGCGTATCATCGGCGGAGAATTCAGGGGCCGCAGCATACGCACCTGCGAAGGGCCGGGATACCGGCCCGCCACAGGCAGGGTGCGGGAGTCGATCTTTTCCATGCTGGAGGCGCGCGGCGTGCGCTGGCAGGGTCTTCGTGTGGTGGACATGTTCGCCGGAAGCGGCAGCCTTGCCCTGGAGTCCCTGAGCAGGGGGGCGCAGACCGCGTGGTTCATCGAAAAGAACCGCAAGGCCGCCGGCGTCATCCGGCAGAACCTCTCCGATCTCAAACTCGGCGGTGCAAGAGCCCGCGTATTGTGCAAGGATATTTTCACCGTGCTTTCCCGCCCGCCGGAGAAACCGTTCGGTCTCGGGTTCATTGACCCGCCTTATGGCAAGGACCTCATGGCTCCGGCGCTTGAGAAGGCTCTGGAAAGNGGTTGGTTCGAGGATGGAGCGTTCATCCTCGCAGAAGTTGAAGCCCGCGTGACCGCACCCGACGAGGGGCGGCTCGGGCGTCTGGAACTCATAGCGGACCGTGAATACGGTCAGACCAGGATACTCGTATGGAGAACCTGA
- a CDS encoding HAD family hydrolase produces MIYLNDLMKTDVFENIKCIVFDCDGVLIDSIEANTAYYNMVKEHFGLPPMDEKEKAFAHSATMADAMRHILPEKHWNEAFDYQKKFDYARVMPYIKRMEGVFELIWWLRGAGCQLAINTSRKDTMPMVLESIDLQDTFFPVITVNEVRKPKPHPEGMYQIMSTLDLRPEETVFIGDSIVDCQAARNAGTRIWSYRNEMMDADLYIPDYWALKRGLMRLYEGPVISF; encoded by the coding sequence GTGATTTATCTCAACGACCTGATGAAGACCGACGTCTTCGAGAACATCAAGTGCATCGTTTTCGACTGCGACGGCGTCCTCATCGATTCCATCGAAGCCAACACCGCCTATTACAACATGGTGAAGGAACACTTTGGTCTTCCGCCCATGGACGAAAAGGAAAAGGCCTTTGCCCACAGCGCCACCATGGCCGACGCCATGCGGCATATCCTGCCGGAAAAGCACTGGAACGAAGCCTTCGACTACCAGAAGAAATTCGACTACGCCCGCGTCATGCCTTACATCAAGCGCATGGAAGGCGTTTTCGAGCTGATCTGGTGGCTGCGTGGAGCCGGTTGCCAGCTGGCCATCAATACCAGCCGCAAGGACACCATGCCGATGGTGCTCGAATCCATCGACCTGCAGGACACCTTCTTCCCCGTCATCACGGTCAACGAAGTGCGCAAGCCCAAGCCGCACCCCGAAGGCATGTACCAGATCATGAGCACGCTTGATCTCAGGCCCGAGGAGACCGTTTTCATCGGCGATTCCATCGTGGACTGTCAGGCCGCGCGAAATGCGGGAACGAGAATCTGGTCCTATCGTAACGAGATGATGGATGCCGATTTGTATATTCCGGATTACTGGGCTCTGAAGCGCGGCCTCATGCGTCTGTACGAAGGACCTGTCATCAGCTTTTAG